The Thermoplasmata archaeon genome segment CATAGCGCGGGCCGAATTGGTCCGTCAAACTCGGGCTTTGAGATGGGCCGACGATGGACTCTCGCAGAGGATGACTACCTCTGTGCGAATCACCGTGTAACTACCTTCGCTGCAATTGGATCAGCGATCGGGCGTTCCTCGGATGGCGTTGCCGGGAGAGTGAAGAAACTCGGACTGTCTCGTCCTGGGATCGCATGGAACCGGGGAAAGAAGCTCCCCTCATCATGGAATAGAGGACTTCCATGGACGGAGTCGGCTCGTGAGAAGATGAGAATTGCCAAGGTGGGCCGGGCGCTCTCCTTGGAACACAAAGCGAAGATAGCGGCGGGGTTGAAAGGGAAACCCAAGACTCTGGAACACAATGCCGCCGTCAGCAGGGCTCACAAACGACTCTGGCTGGACCCAGGGTACGCGAGAAGAGTGCTGGCCCGCAGGACCCCGAGTGCGCTTGAAATGAAGTTGCTTCGCATCATACAAGAGTTGGGCTTGCCCCTGGAATTCGTAGGCGACGGCAAACTTTCAATCGGCGGGAAGAATCCCGACTTCGCAAACCTGTCCCGACGCTTGGCCGTCGAGGTCTTCTACCAGAGGCACAAGGAGCGGTTCAGGGGCGGGGTCGAGTCTTGGAAACGGAAAAGAAGAAGAGGGTTCGCCGCTCATGGATGGACATCCGCTTTCTTCGATGAAACCCAAGTAACCGCCGAGCGGATCTCTCAGTGGGCACACAAGGCCGAGCTCATCCCGTACCTCCCACGCGGTGTCAATCTGACCAAGAAGTCCCCTCCGCTCCCTTCCAGGCGGCGCAGGGGGGCCGCGCGGCTCCTGAGTTCGCTCTTGAGGGATTGAATTGGCGGCTGACGTTCGGTCCGTTGTTGAGCGTCACCGGCGTTCCATCAGAATCGACCACGCGAGCGGGCGGAAGCCCGGCTGGGACAGCGTGAAGCGGAACTCCCGGATCTCGAGGAACGTGAACAGCGGACCGAGCTCCGTGCGGAACTCGTGCTCGTAGACGACTGGCGGGCCGTCCGTCGGCTCCTTGGCGTTTCCGGCGAGGCACAGCCAACGCGTGCCTGGTCGGGAGACGCATTCGAGGGTCCTTAGGAATCCGTTCAGGTCCGTGTGGCGGATTCCATGGTAGATTCCGCGGTCGAATAGCACGTCGTACGGGCCTCCGAGGCCAACCCGCGTCAGGTCTCCGATGCGGAAGTCAACGGTGACGCCCGCACGTCGCGCCTTTTCGCGCGCCTGCTGGATTGCGGTCCCAGCGAAGTCGATGGCGGTCACCTCATACCCACGCCGCGCGAACTCGATCGCATTCGTCCCCGTGCCGCAGCCGAATTCGAGGACCGTGGTGCCGGGTAACCGACCCGCCTCCAGGAGGCGGATGAGCTCGACGCTCGGGACTCCGGTGTCCCACGGCGTATCGCCCGTTACGTAGGACTTCTCGAATCCACCGACGCCACCCATCGGCGACCGGACCCCGGGAGCCGGGATGGCGCGCGCGCGCACTTTAACCCTTCCGGCCGCCGCCGAAGGGGAAAGGTAGTCCACCGCTTCTTGAACGCAGGGATCCGCTCCGTCCTCACCGTGCAAGATACGTGAAGCGGGCTCTCGCCATTCGACCGCGGGTCACGTGATCCGATACGTCCGGGTCTCCGGACGGACGGCGCGACCGATCCAGTAGGAGAGCAGCGGAATCGACCACCAGAGGATCCGGGCTTGCACGCCGCCGATCGTCACCTCCCAGAACGGCGGTGCGATGGCGACCGTCATCAGGGCGGCCAGGATCACCAATCGGTTCCTGCCGTTCCGGAACAGCCGGACGATCTCGGGAGCGATGAGCCCTTTCTCCTCGATGCTGAGCACGTGGGCGAACGCGGCGAGGATTAACATGATGCCAGACAGGTCGAGGGTGAACAGGGTGGACGAGTAATCGCTGACGCGGTCGGCTTCCTCGGCCGTGAGCGTCGGATTCACGACCTCGACCGTGTTGAGCAGGTACGGAATCACCGCGACCAAGAGCAGGAGGACGACGTTGAGGAGCGTCACCGCCTTCGTCTCGATCGGCAGGACGGACATGTAGGTCGTGTAGATGAGCCAGGCCGTGATCAGGATGAGGAACGTGAAACCGAAGGCGACGATGTGGCGGTTGATCTCGTCGCCCGACGACGGAGGACTGACGAGGAGGGCGAGCGAGCCGATCGAGAGCGAGAGGCCGAAGATGAGGTCGGCGAGCGTCTCGATCCGCGGCCGCGGCCGGCGACGCCCTTCTCCGTCCGAGGCCCCGGCGGTCCGTCGATCGCTCGCGACATCGAGGGACAAGGTCGTCCCGGCAACGAGGGAACGTGTCCTATGCTTATCGGTCGTGCGGTGCGCTACCGGAGCTCCAGCGCGTCGTCGACGTCCTTCAGGATCCGGTTGGCCCGTTCGACGACGTCCCTCGGCGGCGGGGAGG includes the following:
- a CDS encoding class I SAM-dependent methyltransferase, which codes for MRARAIPAPGVRSPMGGVGGFEKSYVTGDTPWDTGVPSVELIRLLEAGRLPGTTVLEFGCGTGTNAIEFARRGYEVTAIDFAGTAIQQAREKARRAGVTVDFRIGDLTRVGLGGPYDVLFDRGIYHGIRHTDLNGFLRTLECVSRPGTRWLCLAGNAKEPTDGPPVVYEHEFRTELGPLFTFLEIREFRFTLSQPGFRPLAWSILMERR